One region of Primulina tabacum isolate GXHZ01 chromosome 1, ASM2559414v2, whole genome shotgun sequence genomic DNA includes:
- the LOC142516333 gene encoding uncharacterized protein LOC142516333 — translation MIYLLNSTTNRNQDDACKTIVINGVKMYNASKDISQRPCFKQLTGNLKQSGSVECGYCVMRYMKEIAEYENPQLEKMFAGSIKNQYYNQSQYDEVRSEWSEFVYSYVGA, via the exons atgatatatttattgaaCTCTACGACTAACAGAAACCAAGACGATGCATGTAAAACTATAGTGATCAA TGGGGTCAAAATGTACAATGCCTCGAAGGATATTTCTCAAAGGCCGTGTTTTAAACAATTGACG GGTAATCTAAAACAAAGTGGTTCTGTTGAATGTGGATATTGTGTTATGAGGTATATGAAAGAGATAGCTGAATATGAAAATCCACAGTTGGAGAAGATG TTTGCAGGATCAATCAAGAACCAATATTACAACCAATCTCAATATGATGAAGTTAGAAGTGAATGGAGCGAATTCGTCTACTCTTATGTAGGTGCTTAA